The Arachis hypogaea cultivar Tifrunner chromosome 19, arahy.Tifrunner.gnm2.J5K5, whole genome shotgun sequence genome has a window encoding:
- the LOC112775161 gene encoding protein PELOTA 1-like, whose amino-acid sequence MKLKEKEFAVNQMGRVIIIPEESDDLWILYNIINPGDYVTSDTSRKVHHQLHDGKNTTASRVRLSVHLKVTGRDFDKDSSTLRVTGRNLEPNGYVAVGSFHTLTLECNKPFELHKKIWKHDVVEALQERENHEVCPDAELAVTLFQQDHAEIYLIGKGVTAMVSKVETSSSGTAGRKSSSSSPSSNTKNVFFREVFSAFIKHVDLNKVKNTVIASEDLKKDKFRRFMISEAKRMKMRSVEENIGRIVVAAGGGCNGDLKDLLGESTVMDLMKDSKVGLQIRALRKVWDMVSSDSDRACYGLKSVENAQEMGAIETLLISDELYRNDEVATRKRYDCLVKAVKNSGGDALVYSSMHVLAEQLQQLTGVAAILRFPLPAFDDDAY is encoded by the coding sequence ATGAAACTAAAGGAAAAAGAGTTCGCAGTGAACCAAATGGGAAGAGTGATCATAATCCCTGAAGAATCCGACGACCTATGGATCCTCTACAACATCATCAACCCCGGCGATTACGTCACATCCGATACCTCCCGGAAGGTCCACCACCAACTCCACGACGGCAAGAACACCACCGCTTCACGCGTCAGGCTCTCCGTCCACCTCAAGGTCACCGGCCGCGACTTCGACAAGGACTCTTCCACCCTTCGCGTCACCGGACGCAACCTCGAGCCCAACGGTTACGTCGCCGTCGGATCCTTCCACACCCTCACGTTGGAGTGCAACAAACCCTTCGAGCTCCACAAGAAGATCTGGAAGCACGACGTCGTCGAGGCTCTCCAGGAACGAGAGAACCACGAAGTTTGTCCCGACGCGGAACTCGCAGTAACTCTCTTTCAACAAGACCATGCTGAGATTTATCTGATTGGAAAAGGCGTAACTGCCATGGTTTCCAAGGTTGAAACCTCTTCTTCCGGGACCGCAGGAAGAAAGTCTtcatcttcatctccttcttcaaaCACTAAGAACGTGTTCTTCCGCGAGGTTTTCTCGGCGTTCATAAAGCACGTGGATCTGAACAAGGTTAAGAACACTGTGATTGCAAGCGAGGATTTGAAAAAGGACAAGTTTCGAAGGTTTATGATATCGGAggcaaagaggatgaagatgagaAGCGTAGAAGAAAACATAGGAAGGATCGTGGTGGCTGCTGGTGGTGGTTGCAACGGCGATTTAAAGGATCTTTTGGGAGAAAGCACCGTGATGGACCTTATGAAGGACAGCAAGGTAGGGTTGCAGATTAGGGCACTGAGGAAGGTTTGGGACATGGTTTCGAGTGACTCGGATCGCGCTTGCTACGGACTGAAGAGCGTGGAGAATGCTCAGGAGATGGGAGCCATTGAAACGCTTCTGATAAGTGATGAGCTGTATCGGAATGATGAGGTTGCCACAAGGAAGAGGTACGATTGTTTGGTGAAGGCGGTTAAGAATAGTGGTGGGGACGCTTTGGTGTACTCTTCCATGCATGTTCTGGCAGAGCAGTTGCAGCAACTCACCGGTGTTGCTGCTATTCTCAGGTTCCCGTTGCCTGCTTTTGATGATGATGCTTATTAG